The Drechmeria coniospora strain ARSEF 6962 chromosome 02, whole genome shotgun sequence genome has a segment encoding these proteins:
- a CDS encoding putative protein family UPF0406, whose amino-acid sequence MALVDYSSSSASEADAVEERRRPRRKRRKGSGDKERSAPESESGSESESGSESRSKSADGAAAESKMPPLPSAFHDLYASTVRRSIVDDPSLHQGRRRQTPHVPGIWPSHVYVEWHPTSDEHGSLVKLIRLVEAELGDEIKLHSFLTSDLGSPLPLHISLSRPLSLPTADKDGFVERLSHSIRSSGTDPFSLHPSGLAWFKSPDSERTFLVLRVVGGHQAETGRVNGELTGLLSRCNAVASLYKQPTLYQQSDKGAADTAFHVSVGWTFEQPDEKASLRVLHLLDEEPFRDSRSWEMQVSGVKAKIGNMVKHIPLGQSRSVP is encoded by the exons ATGGCGCTTGTCGACtactcctcctcgtcggcgagcgaaGCCGATGCGGTtgaggagcggcggcggccgagaagaaaGCGACGCAAAGGTAGTGGTGACAAGGAGCGATCGGCGCCGGAGTCAGAGTCGGGGTCCGAATCAGAGTCGGGGTCGGAGTCGAGGTCGAAGTCGGCTGacggcgccgctgccgagtcgaagatgccgccgctgccgtcagCATTTCATGATCTCTACGCCTCCACCGTCCGTCgcagcatcgtcgacgaccccaGCCTACACCAAGGCCGCAGGAGACAGACGCCTCACGTTCCAGGCATCTGGCCGTCGCACGTGTACGTCGAGT GGCAtccgacgagcgacgagcaTGGGTCGTTGGTGAAGCTGAttcggctcgtcgaggcggagCTGGGTGACGAGATCAAACTGCACAGCTTCCTGACGAGCGATTTGGGTTCTCCCCTACCCCTTCACATCAGCCTCTCTCGGCCGCTCAgcctgccgacggccgacaaggacggcttcgtcgagaGGCTCTCGCATTCCATCCGGAGCAGTGGCACGGATCCCTTTTCCCTTCACCCGAGCGGGCTGGCTTGGTTCAAGTCGCCCGACTCGGAGAGGACTTTTCTCGTCCTCcgagtcgtcggcggccatcaaGCGGAGACGGGCCGGGTCAACGGGGAACTCACGGGGCTGCTATCGCGATGCAACGCCGTTGCGAGCCTGTACAAGCAGCCCACCCTCTACCAGCAGAGCGACAAGGGAGCGGCCGACACGGCATTCCACGTGTCCGTCGGATGGACCTTTGAGCAGCCAGACGAGAAAGCGTCGCTTCGAgtcctccacctcctcgacgaggagccgtTCCGCGACTCGCGCTCGTGGGAGATGCAGGTGTCAGGCGTCAAGGCCAAGATTGGGAACATGGTGAAGCACATTCCACTCGGCCAGTCGAGGAGCGTTCCGTAG
- a CDS encoding cyclin-dependent kinases regulatory subunit, with protein sequence MTLDIDTSRRNKAPRPLSDAERARLDEYIDSIHYSSRYSDSEYEYRHVQLPKAMLKAIPKDYHDTSKGTLKLLWEDEWRAIGITQSLGWEHYEVHEPEPHILLFKYGAPPFLPPRCSLLAAPSPFLPPSSPPQTSRSTRRLMAQQAPAQLSTAAVRAALGSGGAHACEATVGQPPVVGTCLCLVAARNGRRPPVEPCRFRWRTLPARHHRARACALSVWILGGGGPRSGKTTLRGSCRPASSAAADSCRVKEEAIERVGLA encoded by the exons ATGACGCTGGACATTGACACGTCCCGAAGGAACAAGGCGCCCCGGCCGCTGTCGGACGCGGAACGCGCGCGCCTTGACGAGTACATCGACTCGATCCACTACTCTTCCAG GTATTCCGACagcgagtacgagtaccgACACGTGCAGCTGCCCAAGGCCATGCTCAAGGCCATCCCCAAGGACTATCACGACACCTCCAAGGGCACGCTGAAGCTTCTGTGGGAGGACGAGTGGCGGGCGATCGGAATCACGCAG AGTCTCGGCTGGGAACATTACGAGGTGCACGAGCCCGAACCACACATTCTCCTCTTCAAGTACGGCGctccccccttcctccctcccCGCTGCTCCCTCCTCGCTGCTCCCTCCCCGttcctccctccctcctcccctccgcAAACGTCACGCTCGACGCGGCGACTGATGGCCCAGCAGGCGCCCGCTCAACTATCAACCGCCGCAGTGAGGGCCGCCCTCGGCTCCGGAGGTGCCCAT GCCTGCGAGGCCACCGTGGGCCAGCCACCCGTCGTTGGCACCTGCCTTTGCCTGGTCGCGGCACGAAatggacgacggcctcctgTTGAACCTTGCCGATTCCGATGGCGAACGCTCCCCGCTCGACATCATCGAGCGCGGGCCTGCGCCTTGTCTGTTTggatcctcggcggcggcggacctCGGTCGGGCAAGACGACGCTGCGGGGCTCGTGTCgtccggcgtcgtcggccgcggcggactCTTGCCGCGTGAAGGAAGAAGCAATAGAACGCGTCGGCTTGGCCTAG
- a CDS encoding Endoplasmic oxidoreductin-1, with the protein MKTASRLFYLSVFSLWATPSACSSSSDSECSVSSKSIVQDACASYATLEKLNGNVKPNLDHLVRTSDFFSHYRLNLFNKACPFWDDGNGVCGNIACAVETLDNEEDIPPVWRAHELGKLEGPLAKHPGKTEQRAHPDRPLHGKLGDEVGESCVVEYDDECDDRDYCVVEDESATSKGDYVSLLRNPERFTGYGGEGAKQVWDAIYRENCFQKSSFPHSANLGSPLWPAGPAVQDFKQVLQSAGRQAQLQAERLRQPNVPFVASTGYEAEDECLEKRVFYRVVSGMHASISAHLCWDFLNQTTGEWQPNLSCYLSRLHGFSDRISNLYFNYALVTRAVAKLGPFMRGPQYTFCTGDRSEDEATRAKVLEVTNMAAAVPNIFDESLMFVNGEGPSLKEDFRARFRNISRLMDCVGCDKCRLWGKIQTNGYGTALKVLFEIDNNSGEVPVLKRTELVALFNTYARLSESLRAIGEFRKMVKGRAAVESDDAASPARSTPRPVHVTEPAVAEKASEASVPEQHGAPSADGSEADRLLPDEESEAESLEAKDEDEDEAESLEAKDEDEDEALREFIALRRQGPRSDSLYDRTAHEMAQLGVAVKIVIRGWLRAPKLFWHIFVTELRRLWQFWVGLPVHPRQWTIQLPDLNRAEL; encoded by the exons atGAAGACGGCCAGTCGGTTGTTCTACCTTTCCGTCTTCTCCCTGTGGGCAACTCCttcggcctgctcctcgtcgtcggacagCGAATGCTCG GTATCCTCCAAATCGATCGTGCAAGACGCGTGCGCCTCGTACGCGACTCTCGAAAAGCTCAACGGCAACGTCAAGCCGAACCTGGACCACCTCGTCCGAACGTCCGACTTCTTCTCTCACTACCGCCTCAACCTCTTCAACAAGGCGTGCCCCTTTTGGGACGATGGGAACGGCGTGTGCGGGAACATAgcctgcgccgtcgagacgCTCGACAACGAGGAGGACATCCCGCCGGTCTGGCGCGCGCACGAGCTGGGTAAGTTGGAGGGGCCCCTGGCCAAGCACCCGGGAAAGACGGAGCAGAGGGCGCATCCGGATCGGCCGTTGCACGGCaagctgggcgacgaggtcggcgagagctgcgtcgtcgagtacgacgacgagtgcgACGACCGTGACTactgcgtcgtcgaggacgagagcgcCACGTCCAAGGGGGACTACGTCAGCCTCCTGCGCAACCCCGAGCGCTTCACGGGatacggcggcgagggggcgAAGCAGGTCTGGGATGCCATCTACCGCGAGAACTGCTTCCAGAAGAGCTCCTTTCCCCACTCGGCCAATCTCGGGTCTCCCCTGTGGCCGGCCGGCCCGGCCGTGCAGGACTTCAAGCAGGTCCTgcagtcggccggccgccAGGCGCAGCTCCAGGCCGAGCGTCTGCGCCAGCCCAACGTGCCCTTCGTGGCCAGCACGGGctacgaggccgaggacgagtgcCTGGAGAAGCGCGTCTTCTACCGCGTCGTGTCGGGCATGCACGCGAGCATCAGCGCGCACCTGTGCTGGGACTTTCTGAACCAGACGACGGGCGAGTGGCAGCCGAACCTGTCCTGCTACCTCTCGCGCCTCCACGGCTTCTCCGACCGCATCAGCAACCTCTACTTCAACTACGCCCTCGTCACCAGGGCCGTCGCCAAGCTCGGCCCCTTCATGCGCGGGCCGCAGTACACCTTTTGCACCGGCGACCgttccgaggacgaggcgacgcGGGCCAAGGTCCTCGAGGTGACCAACATGGCGGCCGCGGTGCCCAACATCTTCGACGAGAGCCTCATGTTCGTCAACGGCGAGGGCCCATCCCTTAAGGAGGATTTCCGGGCCCGCTTCCGCAACATCAGCCGGCTCATGGACTGCGTCGGCTGCGACAAGTGCCGGCTCTGGGGCAAGATTCAGACAAACGGCTACGGCACCGCCCTCAAGGTTCTCTTCGAGATCGACAACAACAGCGGCGAGGTGCCGGTCCTGAAGCgcaccgagctcgtcgccctgTTCAACACGTACGCCCGCTTGAGCGAGTCGCTTCGCGCCATCGGCGAGTTCAGGAAGATGGTCAAGGGTCGGGCGGCGGTCGAGTCGGACGATGCCGCCTCCCCTGCCCGGTCCACGCCTCGCCCCGTCCACGTGACGGAACCGGCGGTCGCGGAGAAGGCGTCGGAAGCCAGCGTCCCCGAACAGCACGGCgccccgtcggccgacgggaGCGAGGCCGACCGTCTCCtgccggacgaggagagcgaggcggagagcctcgaggcgaaggacgaggacgaggacgaggcggagagcctcgaggcgaaggacgaggacgaggacgaggcgttGCGCGAGTTCATCGCTCTGCGCCGTCAAGGACCGAGGAGCGACTCGTTGTACGACCGTACGGCGCACGAGATGGCGCAATtaggcgtcgccgtcaagaTTGTCATCCGCGGCTGGCTTCGCGCACCAAAGCTGTT CTGGCACATCTTCGTCACCGAGCTTCGGCGCCTGTGGCAGTTCTGGGTTGGACTGCCGGTGCACCCGCGGCAGTGGACGATTCAGCTCCCAGACTTGAACCGGGCCGAACTGTAG